In one Solanum dulcamara chromosome 1, daSolDulc1.2, whole genome shotgun sequence genomic region, the following are encoded:
- the LOC129902120 gene encoding OVARIAN TUMOR DOMAIN-containing deubiquitinating enzyme 5, whose amino-acid sequence MEDTPKAEDQLPEAASESTPQKIPETREEMLSRHRKEISQLQDKEIAMKKAAAKGSKAEQKAKKKQVDEEVSKLSAKLKEGHARELASLGYSGGSNNDNGKEKGNLDTLVKAIAGVSVSNQTDHSKPSKSVKRREKRAQQEAAREQRIQEEQSNIVSDRVIENEKLERKLEPLGLTVNEIKPDGHCLYRAVENQLAVHTGGSSPYSYLALRQMVAAYMRKHATDFLPFFLSENAEEGESDDSLVGRFENYCTEVESTAAWGGQLELGALTHILKKHIMIFSGSFPDVEMGKEYKSSSGSGSSAASIMLSYHKHAFGLGEHYNSLIPNSA is encoded by the exons ATGGAGGATACACCTAAAGCAGAAGATCAGTTGCCTGAGGCGGCCTCAGAAAGTACGCCTCAGAAGATACCAGAAACCCGCGAAGAGATGCTTTCTAGGCATAG GAAAGAAATCTCTCAGCTACAGGACAAAGAAATTGCTATGAAAAAGGCAGCAGCTAAAGGCAGCAAAGCTGAACAGAAAGCTAAGAAAAAACAAGTGGATGAAGAAGTATCTAAACTTTCTGCAAAGCTCAAAGAAGGGCATGCTAGGGAACTTGCTTCTTTAGGCTACAGTGGTGGTAGTAATAATGATAATGGGAAGGAAAAAGGGAATCTTGACACATTGGTGAAGGCCATTGCTGGGGTTTCTGTCAGTAATCAGACTGACCATTCAAAACCCAGCAAGAGTGTGAAGAGACGTGAGAAAAGAGCTCAACAAGAGGCAGCCAGAGAGCAGAGAATACAAGAAGAGCAGAGTAATATCGTAAGTGATCGGGTTATTGAGAATGAAAAGTTAGAAAGAAAGCTTGAGCCCCTTGGATTGACTGTTAACGAAATAAAGCCTGATGGACACTGTCTTTACCGAGCTGTGGAGAATCAGTTAGCTGTCCACACTGGTGGTTCATCTCCTTATTCATATCTTGCACTGCGACAGATGGTGGCAGCTTACATGAGGAAACATGCAACTGATTTTCTCCCTTTTTTCCTCTCTGAGAATGCAGAAGAGGGAGAATCGGATGATTCTCTTGTGGGAAGGTTCGAGAATTACTGTACAGAAGTGGAGTCAACTGCTGCATGGGGAGGACAACTTGAGCTTGGTGCTTTAACTCACATCTTAAAGAAACATATAATGATATTCTCAGGGTCATTTCCTGATGTGGAGATGGGAAAGGAATACAAATCCAGCAGTGGCTCTGGCTCTTCAGCTGCCAGTATAATGCTATCTTACCACAAGCATGCTTTTGGGCTTGGAGAGCACTATAACTCGCTTATTCCCAATTCAGCTTGA